The Salvelinus alpinus chromosome 28, SLU_Salpinus.1, whole genome shotgun sequence genome includes a window with the following:
- the cdk20 gene encoding cyclin-dependent kinase 20, whose protein sequence is MDQYSILGRIGEGAHGIVFKAKHIETGETVALKKVALRKLEDGIPNQALREIKALQEIEDNQHVVKLKDVFPHGTGFVLVFEYMLSDLSEVIRNSQRPLTESHVKGYMMMLLKGVAFCHENSIMHRDLKPANLLISSTGHLKIADFGLARLFNNDGEHLYSHQVATRWYRAPELLYGARKYDEGVDLWAVGCIFGELLNNSPLFPGENDIEQLCCVLRVLGTPNQRIWPEITELPDYNKITFKENPAIPLEEIVPDTSPQAVDLLNKFLVYPSKQRISARQALLHPYLFSEPLPAHHSELPIPQHGGKHSRQRLQPPVEFSVDLPLSESLVDPALVQGHAWCL, encoded by the exons ATGGACCAATATAGTATTTTGGGTAGAATAGGAGAAGGAGCACATGGCATTGTTTTCAAAGCAAAACATATCGAG ACTGGAGAGACTGTGGCTCTGAAGAAAGTGGCTCTGAGAAAGTTGGAGGACGGGATCCCCAACCAAGCCCTCAGGGAGATCAAGGCTTTACAGGAGATTGAAGACAACCAACAC GTGGTGAAGCTAAAGGACGTGTTTCCCCATGGTACAGGGTTCGTCTTGGTGTTCGAGTACATGCTCTCTGACCTGTCTGAGGTCATCAGGAACTCTCAGAGGCCTCTCACCGAGTCACATGTCAAAGGTTACATGATGATGCTACTCAAAGGGGTTGCCTTCTGCCACGAGAACTCCATCATGCAcaga GATCTGAAACCAGCCAACCTGCTCATTAGCTCTACAGGTCATCTGAAGATAGCAGACTTCGGCCTGGCCAGACTTTTCAACAACGACGGAGAGCACCTCTACAGCCATCAGGTGGCCACCAG GTGGTATCGAGCACCAGAACTGCTCTATGGGGCAAGAAAATACGACGAAGGTGTAGATCTCTG GGCAGTGGGATGTATCTTTGGGGAACTTCTGAATAACTCCCCTCTGTTCCCTGGAGAGAATGACATAGAACAGCTGTGTTGTGTTCTCCGAGTCCTGGGGACCCCCAACCAGCGCATTTGGCCG gAGATCACAGAGCTGCCTGACTACAATAAGATCACTTTTAAGGAGAACCCTGCCATCCCTCTTGAGGAGATAGTTCCTGATACCTCACCTCAGGCTGTGGATCTGCTCAACAAGTTCCTGGTCTACCCCTCTAAACAGAGGATCAGCGCCAGACAG gcCCTGCTCCATCCCTATTTGTTCTCTGAGCCGCTGCCGGCCCACCACTCGGAGCTGCCTATCCCCCAGCACGGAGGGAAACATTCCCGTCAGCGACTCCAgcctcctgtagaattctctgtaGATCTGCCCCTCTCAGAGAGCCTGGTGGACCCTGCTTTAGTCCAGGGACATGCCTGGTGTCTATGA